A genomic stretch from Setaria viridis chromosome 1, Setaria_viridis_v4.0, whole genome shotgun sequence includes:
- the LOC117843522 gene encoding uncharacterized protein, whose product MAAAATADAAYILVGPPEARHAGARATVDAAPAAAAAAAEAAATTGNEFLDVMDAGFNKPAAPAAGPGGKALTENLSPTFVSSGDPCLDFFFRVVPGTPGPSVSALLAAAWAADPATALRLVANLRGVRGSGKSDREGFYAAALWLHARHPRTLALNAAPVAGFGYLKDLPELLHRIVHGGASTRTPGKKARLAAGGGFVGRRGRGRGRFGGRKPRRGANHAHAPLTGTTEERVAASLERDRGLAAAAAAARRTRRAEAAARAVELYRTDPTYRFLHDRTADLFAGLLAEDMRKLADGKVREFSLAAKWCPSLDSSYDRSTLLCEAVARRLFPKGSSPELAADLPDEHYAYRARERLRKAALVPLRRALKLPEVFISARAWESVVYTRVASVAMKNYKDLFLKHDADRFNAYLADVKSGKKRIAAGALLPHEIIASLGDDDGEENDGGVADLQWQRMVDDMRALGRLSNCVAVCDVSGSMSGVPMDVCVALGLLVSELSDDPWRGRVITFSERPELHRIAGETLAEKISFVRTMDWGMNTNFQAVFDKILEVAVEARLAPERMVKRLLVFSDMEFDQASAEPWETDHEAIVRKFTEAGYGGAVPEVVFWNLRDSKAVPVEAGQKGVALVSGFSKNLLKLFLDGGGVVSPRAVMEKAIAGPEYDKLAVFD is encoded by the coding sequence atggccgccgcggccaccgccgacgccgcctaCATCCTCGTGGGCCCGCCCGAGGCCCGCCACGCTGGAGCGCGGGCCACGGTTGATGCcgcgccggctgctgctgcggcagcggcggaggcggcggcgacgacggggaaCGAGTTCCTGGACGTGATGGACGCCGGCTTCAACAagcccgcggcgccggcggcggggccgggagggAAGGCGCTGACGGAGAACCTCTCCCCGACGTTCGTGTCCTCGGGGGACCCCTGCCTCGACTTCTTCTTCCGCGTGGTGCCCGGCACGCCGGGGCCCTCCGTGTCCGCGCTCCTGGCCGCCGCGTGGGCGGCCGACCCGGCCACCGCGCTCCGCCTCGTGGCCAACCTCCGCGGCGTGCGCGGGAGCGGCAAGTCCGACCGCGAGGGCTTctacgccgccgcgctctgGCTCCACGCGCGCCACCCGCGCACGCTCGCCCTCaacgccgcccccgtcgccggctTCGGGTACCTCAAGGACCTCCCCGAGCTGCTCCACCGCATCGTGCACGGAGGGGCGTCCACCAGGACACCCGGGAAGAAggcgcgcctcgccgccgggggCGGGTTCgtcggccgccgtggccgcggtcggggCCGCTTCGGCGGCCGTAAGCCGCGCCGCGGGGCCAATCACGCTCACGCTCCGCTCACCGGCACCACGGAGGAGCGCGTCGCAGCCAGCCTGGAGCGCGACCGgggtctcgccgccgccgccgccgcggcgcggcggaccaGGAgagcggaggccgcggcgagggcggtggagctGTACAGGACCGACCCCACCTACCGGTTCCTGCACGACCGCACGGCGGACCTCttcgccggcctcctcgccgAGGACATGCGCAAGCTCGCTGACGGCAAGGTCCGGGAGTTCTCGCTCGCCGCCAAGTGGTGCCCGTCGCTTGACTCGTCCTATGACCGCTCGACCCTGCTCTGTGAGGCCGTCGCGCGGCGCCTGTTCCCCAAAGGCTCCTCCCCGGAGCTCGCCGccgacctccccgacgagcaCTACGCGTACCGCGCGCGCGAGCGGCTCCGGAAGGCGGCGCTCGTGCCGCTCCGCCGCGCGCTCAAGCTCCCCGAGGTGTTCATCTCGGCGCGCGCGTGGGAATCGGTGGTGTACACGCGCGTCGCCTCCGTCGCCATGAAGAACTACAAGGACCTCTTCCTCAAGCACGACGCCGATCGCTTCAACGCCTACCTCGCCGACGTCAAGTCCGGCAAGAAGCGGATCGCCGCGGGCGCGCTGCTCCCGCACGAGATCATCGCCTCgctcggcgacgacgacggcgaagagaacgacggcggcgtggccgaCCTGCAGTGGCAGCGCATGGTCGACGACATGCGCGCGCTCGGCAGGCTCTCCAACTGCGTCGCCGTGTGCGACGTGTCCGGCAGCATGTCGGGCGTCCCCATGGACGTGTGCGTGGCGCTGGGCCTCCTCGTGTCCGAGCTCAGCGACGACCCCTGGCGCGGCCGCGTGATCACCTTCAGCGAGCGCCCCGAGCTCCACCGGATCGCCGGCGAGACCCTCGCCGAGAAGATCAGTTTCGTCCGCACCATGGACTGGGGCATGAACACCAACTTCCAGGCGGTGTTCGACAAGATCCTCGAGGTGGCAGTGGAGGCCCGGCTGGCGCCGGAGCGGATGGTGAAGCGCTTGCTCGTGTTCAGCGACATGGAGTTCGACCAGGCGTCGGCGGAGCCGTGGGAGACGGACCACGAGGCGATCGTGCGCAAGTTCACGGAGGCCGGGTACGGCGGCGCCGTGCCGGAGGTGGTGTTCTGGAACCTGAGGGACTCCAAGGCCGTGCCGGTGGAGGCCGGGCAGAAGGGGGTGGCGCTCGTCAGTGGGTTCTCCAAGAACCTGCTCAAGCTgttcctcgacggcggcggcgtcgtcagCCCCAGGGCCGTCATGGAGAAGGCCATCGCCGGGCCGGAGTACGACAAGCTCGCCGTCTTCGACTGA